The Allofrancisella frigidaquae genome has a segment encoding these proteins:
- the ung gene encoding uracil-DNA glycosylase produces MTWSDILSEEKQKSYFKQILEFLASEENKGKVIFPAKENIFNAFKYTKLEDLKVVILGQDPYHNYNQAHGLAFSVQKGVDIPPSLRNMYKELARSVPEFEIPNHGCLVDWAKQGVFLLNTTLTVEAHKANSHKDIGWETFTDTVINKISEYKENVVFMLWGSHARKKKSLIDNSKHLILESTHPSPLSAHRGFLGCNHFILCNQYLLDHKLKTINWKLTD; encoded by the coding sequence AAATATTAGAATTTTTAGCTAGTGAGGAAAATAAAGGTAAAGTTATATTTCCAGCTAAAGAGAATATTTTTAACGCTTTTAAGTATACTAAATTAGAAGATTTAAAAGTGGTAATTCTTGGTCAAGATCCATATCATAATTATAATCAAGCTCATGGCTTAGCATTTTCAGTGCAAAAGGGAGTTGATATCCCACCGTCTTTACGTAACATGTACAAAGAGCTTGCACGTAGTGTTCCAGAGTTTGAAATTCCAAATCATGGTTGCTTAGTCGATTGGGCAAAGCAAGGGGTATTTTTGTTAAACACAACTTTAACTGTAGAGGCTCATAAGGCAAACTCACATAAAGACATTGGCTGGGAAACTTTTACAGATACAGTAATCAATAAAATATCTGAGTATAAGGAAAATGTTGTTTTTATGCTTTGGGGTTCTCACGCACGTAAAAAGAAAAGTCTTATTGATAATTCTAAACATTTGATTTTAGAATCAACCCATCCATCTCCTTTATCAGCACATCGTGGCTTTCTAGGATGTAACCATTTTATACTTTGTAACCAGTATTTACTTGATCATAAACTTAAGACTATAAATTGGAAATTAACTGATTAG